The Haloarcula laminariae genomic sequence GGCGTCGTCGCGTCGAGAAACGAGTACGACAGCGACAGCGGAATCACGAGCACCACGGGGACCCTGAGGTCCATGACTCCCGAGGCGAGGGTCAGCATGTGTTCGGTGCCGTAGACGCTGATGGCGTCGTAGACGGCCAGCACCGAAAGCAACAGCAGCGCGGGGAGCACCCCGAAGCTGATACCGAAGAGGCCGGCCGCGGCAGCCCCCATCATCGCCCCGGCGGTGTCGATGACGTACCACTCGGGGTAGACGAGCAGCCCGACGCCAAGCAGTGTCGCCAGAGCGAGCGCGACGACGTTGAACCCGCCGACCACGAGCAGCGGCGGCACGACCAGGCGGAAGATGTACAGCGAGAGCCACGCGCTCGAAAAGACGATGACGCCCCGAATCAGCTGCTCGGCGTCGTATCTGAAGGCGAGCAACATCCCGGCCGTGGCCAGGAGGATGGCCCCGACGTAGACGACGCTGTTCGTCGGGTCCGACGGGTCCTCGACGGCCTGGTAGCCGGCGCTTTTGAACGGCTCGACCAGCGCGAGCGCGCCGACCTGGACGAACAGGAAGATGAGACCGATGAGCGTACACCCGGCGACGGCACGCCAGCGACTGTCCATGTCTTCCGTCACACAGGACCGGGTTTCAGCGTTACGGAGTCACGCGGCGGCTCACCGGGCGTACAGCGGCGCCCCCAGCAGCGCCGGGAGGTGGACGCCGCTCGCCGGCGAGACGGCCATGTACGGCCGCTCGACGGGTCCGAACACGTCGACGACCTCACCGACCGACGTGAGCTCGTCGTCGACCAGCGACGCGCCGATGTCCGCGTAGGTCCCGTCGGCCGCCCGGACCACGGCCAACCCCTGTGCGAGGCGTTCGACGGACCCGACGCGTCTCATTCGCGCAGCACCTGCATGTAGGCGGCGACGGCGCCCAGCAAATCCGTCTTCGTGGCGTCGTCGGCGTCCTTGACGACGACGCGCCCGCGCTGTTCGCGCTCGCGGGGATACGTCTTGTCCCGCTCGATGACGGCGTCGTAGCCCACCTGCTGGACCGCTTTCGCTATCTCGTCGACCGTCGGCTCTGTCACCGCCAGGTCTGTCGGGACGCGGCGCCCCTCGCTGCGCGAGCGGTCCGCGTCGAACGCGACCGGCCAGATGACGTTCTCAACCATGTCGGACAGTCGCCACCCCTGACTTATGTGCTTTTCCGACGGTTCCCGCGAGGATACACACTTACATGATTGTGCATACTACTGCCGGCTATATGGTCAACAAAGCCGTCCTCAGTCTCGCCGCAATCGTGCTGTTTGCCGTGTTCGGCACCGGCGTCTTGGTCGGTACGCAGATTGGGGGCCTCGGCGGGGGCGGGCCCGCCGAAACGGCCACCGAGTCGGGGCCACAGGCCACCGCCACGCCGGCGGAGGGCGACGCGCCGGCCACCGCGACTCCGACGGCGACGCCGACGGAGCCGTCGGACGACGGGCCAGAGCCGATTCCGGCACGCGAGTTCAACGAGCGAAACATCAGCGTCGCTATCATCGAGAACATCAACGACGCCCGCGAAGCCGAGGGGTTAGAACCGCTATCCACGACAGGCACAACGGCCGAGAACGTCCGGGCGATGGCGAGCGGTCATAGCGCCGCCATGGCGGAGGCCGGCGTAGCCAGACACACTATCGACGGGACCACCAGCGCCGACCGGTACAGACAAAACAACCTCTACGAGACCTGTCAGTTCCAGGTAGCAAGCTATATCCAAGATGCCGATAACAACGCTCTGGAGGTCGTCGGGCAGACCTACGCCGGCCAGGAGTACCCCGATAACGGGACCCAGAAGTTCAACGAAAACGACACGGCCGTCGCCAACGCACTGACCGAGGAGTGGCTCTCGACCCAA encodes the following:
- a CDS encoding presenilin family intramembrane aspartyl protease PSH, with amino-acid sequence MDSRWRAVAGCTLIGLIFLFVQVGALALVEPFKSAGYQAVEDPSDPTNSVVYVGAILLATAGMLLAFRYDAEQLIRGVIVFSSAWLSLYIFRLVVPPLLVVGGFNVVALALATLLGVGLLVYPEWYVIDTAGAMMGAAAAGLFGISFGVLPALLLLSVLAVYDAISVYGTEHMLTLASGVMDLRVPVVLVIPLSLSYSFLDATTPDPAAEEAETNDDAVAAEAVDDSETEREGDDEIDQGPLERDALFIGLGDAIIPAILVASAAFFAPAGVRTVLGIPLPAVTAMVGTFLGLAVLLWLVLKGRAHAGLPLLNGGSIAGYLLGAVVAGIGLVEALGLAPYV
- a CDS encoding H/ACA ribonucleoprotein complex subunit GAR1, producing the protein MRRVGSVERLAQGLAVVRAADGTYADIGASLVDDELTSVGEVVDVFGPVERPYMAVSPASGVHLPALLGAPLYAR
- the srp19 gene encoding signal recognition particle subunit SRP19, encoding MVENVIWPVAFDADRSRSEGRRVPTDLAVTEPTVDEIAKAVQQVGYDAVIERDKTYPREREQRGRVVVKDADDATKTDLLGAVAAYMQVLRE
- a CDS encoding CAP domain-containing protein; the protein is MVNKAVLSLAAIVLFAVFGTGVLVGTQIGGLGGGGPAETATESGPQATATPAEGDAPATATPTATPTEPSDDGPEPIPAREFNERNISVAIIENINDAREAEGLEPLSTTGTTAENVRAMASGHSAAMAEAGVARHTIDGTTSADRYRQNNLYETCQFQVASYIQDADNNALEVVGQTYAGQEYPDNGTQKFNENDTAVANALTEEWLSTQRQRLFYENAERIGAGVSITRTGTVYATVNVC